ACCCAAACTGGTCGCTTGTGATACCATGAACTTTTGGATCGGCGGCAAGCGCGAGGCGCTGAAAAAGACCCTCGCCCATGTCGATCTGCTGATCATCAACGATGCCGAAACTCGTCAGTTGGCCGAGGAGCCCAATCTGGTCAAGGCCGCCCGGATCATTCGCGACCTGGGCCCGCGCACCCTGGTGGTCAAGCGCGGCGAGTACGGCGTGATCATGTTTCGCGACGATTCGATTTTCGCCGCGCCGGCCTATCCCCTGGAAGCGGTGTTCGATCCGACGGGAGCCGGCGACACCTTCGCCGGCGGCTTCATGGGCTATCTCGCGGCGACGGATGATCTCTCCGAGACCAATGTGCGCCAGGCCATCGTCTTTGGCAGCGTGATGGCCTCCTTTACCGTCGAGCGGTTCAGTCTGGAGCGGCTCAAGACGCTGGAAAACGAGGAAATCCGCACCCGTTTTCGCCGCTTCAA
This portion of the Geoalkalibacter sp. genome encodes:
- a CDS encoding PfkB family carbohydrate kinase, giving the protein MSILVVGSVAFDSVETPFGKADEVLGGSATYFSTSASFFTEVDLVAVVGEDFPAEHVRFLEGRNINLAGLQTAPGATFRWKGRYEYDLNEAHTLETRLNVFESFRPKLPAGFEDARYVFLANIDPELQLEVLRQVKKPKLVACDTMNFWIGGKREALKKTLAHVDLLIINDAETRQLAEEPNLVKAARIIRDLGPRTLVVKRGEYGVIMFRDDSIFAAPAYPLEAVFDPTGAGDTFAGGFMGYLAATDDLSETNVRQAIVFGSVMASFTVERFSLERLKTLENEEIRTRFRRFKQLTHFDDLREA